One genomic window of Nicotiana sylvestris chromosome 10, ASM39365v2, whole genome shotgun sequence includes the following:
- the LOC104247887 gene encoding probable sulfate transporter 3.3 yields the protein MEPNNENRVIDITAMEVHKVVSPPHRSTFQKLKNRLKETFFPDDPLRQFKGQPLKQKLVLGAQYVFPILEWGPNYSFKLFKSDIVSGLTIASLAIPQGISYAKLANLPPIVGLYSSFVPPLVYAVLGSSRDLAVGPVSIASLVLGSMLREVVSPTKDPILFLQLAFSSTFFAGLFQASLGFLRLGFIIDFLSKATLIGFMAGAAVIVSLQQLKSLLGITNFTKQMAIVPVLSSVFHRTNEWSWQTILMAFCFLGFLLLTRHISMRKPKLFWISAGAPLLSVIISTLLVFAMKGQKHGISIIGKLQEGLNPPSWNMLHFSGSYLGLVIKTGIITGILSLTEGIAVGRTFAALKNYQVDGNKEMIAIGVMNIVGSSTSCYVTTGAFSRSAVNHNAGSKTAVSNIVMAVTVMVTLLFLMPLFQYTPNVVLGAIIVTAVVGLIDVPAAYQIWKIDKFDFLVLLCAFFGVIFISVQNGLAIAIGISILKVLLQITRPKTVMLGNIPGTGIYRNLDHYKEAMSVPGFLILSIEAPINFANATYLKERISRWIEDYDAEGGKNKKQSGLRFVVLDLSAVTAIDTSGVSLFKDLSMAMEKKGFEFVLVNPIGEVLEKLQRADETKDMMRPDCLFLTVEEAVASLSSTIKYQIPDNV from the exons ATGGAACCAAATAATGAGAATAGAGTTATAGACATAACAGCAATGGAGGTACACAAAGTTGTTTCTCCACCCCATAGAAGCACTTtccaaaaactcaaaaataggCTTAAAGAAACCTTTTTCCCTGATGACCCTTTACGTCAATTCAAAGGTCAGCCATTAAAACAGAAGCTAGTTCTTGGTGCTCAGTATGTTTTTCCTATACTAGAATGGGGTCCTAATTACAGCTTCAAGTTGTTCAAATCTGATATAGTCTCTGGCCTCACCATTGCTAGCCTTGCAATTCCTCAG GGAATTAGCTATGCAAAACTAGCTAACTTACCTCCAATTGTTGGTCTTT ATTCAAGTTTTGTTCCTCCTCTTGTTTATGCTGTTCTTGGAAGTTCAAGGGATCTTGCAGTAGGGCCAGTTTCAATTGCATCACTTGTTTTAGGATCAATGTTGAGAGAAGTGGTGTCCCCAACTAAAGATCCAATCttgttccttcaacttgcttTCTCTTCTACTTTCTTTGCTGGCCTTTTCCAAGCCTCTTTAGGCTTTTTGAG ACTGGGTTTTATtattgattttctttcaaaagcAACACTGATTGGATTCATGGCTGGAGCTGCTGTTATAGTGTCACTGCAGCAACTCAAGAGTCTTCTTGGTATCACAAATTTTACCAAGCAAATGGCGATAGTCCCTGTTCTAAGTTCTGTTTTCCACAGAACTAATGAG TGGTCTTGGCAAACTATACTAATGGCATTCTGCTTCTTGGGGTTTCTCCTATTGACCAGACACATT AGCATGAGAAAGCCAAAACTATTTTGGATATCAGCAGGAGCCCCTCTTCTTTCTGTCATTATCTCTACACTTCTGGTATTTGCAATGAAAGGTCAGAAGCATGGTATCAGCATT ATTGGCAAATTACAAGAAGGGTTGAACCCTCCTTCATGGAACATGTTACATTTCAGTGGAAGCTACTTGGGACTTGTAATCAAAACTGGAATTATCACTGGCATCCTTTCACTtact gaaggAATTGCAGTGGGGAGGACTTTTGCTGCTTTAAAGAACTACCAAGTGGATGGAAACAAAGAGATGATTGCTATTGGGGTCATGAACATAGTTGGTTCCTCAACTTCCTGCTATGTCACAACTG GTGCATTCTCTAGGTCAGCAGTGAATCATAATGCAGGAAGCAAAACTGCAGTTTCTAACATAGTAATGGCAGTGACAGTGATGGTGACACTCCTTTTCCTAATGCCTCTCTTCCAATATACTCCCAATGTTGTGCTCGGAGCCATCATCGTCACTGCTGTTGTTGGCCTGATCGACGTCCCAGCTGCTTACCAAATCTGGAAGATCGATAAATTCGATTTCCTAGTCTTGTTATGTGCATTCTTCGGAGTCATCTTCATCTCTGTTCAAAATGGTCTTGCCATTGCA ATTGGAATATCAATTTTAAAGGTGTTGCTGCAAATTACAAGGCCAAAAACAGTAATGTTAGGAAATATACCTGGGACTGGAATTTATAGAAATCTTGATCATTATAAAGAGGCTATGAGTGTTCCTGGTTTTCTCATTTTAAGTATTGAAGCTCCAATCAACTTTGCCAATGCAACTTATCTTAAAGAAAG GATTTCAAGATGGATAGAAGACTATGATGCAGAGGGAGGAAAAAACAAGAAACAGTCAGGGCTTAGATTTGTGGTCCTTGATTTGTCTG CTGTGACTGCCATTGATACAAGTGGAGTCTCATTGTTCAAGGATTTGAGTATGGCAATGGAAAAGAAAGGCTTTGAG TTTGTATTGGTGAATCCAATAGGAGAAGTACTGGAAAAATTACAGAGGGCTGATGAAACTAAAGATATGATGAGACCAGATTGCCTCTTTTTAACAGTCGAAGAAGCAGTAGCTTCACTTTCCTCAACAATAAAATACCAAATACCAGACAATGTTTGA